CAACAATCGGGCTATTAGAAATAAATTCTTGCAATCGAACGAGGGTGTCGAATCCAAAACTGTCTGGCAGGGAGAGATCGAGTAAAATTAAATTAAAGTTCTCTTTTTGTAAAACTGCTATGGCTTCCCCTAATCTTTGAACCCAAGTTAAGGCAATTTTATTGGGGTGGGGGATTTCTTGTAATAATTCTTTTATCAATTCTGCGTCTTGTGCGTTGTCTTCAATGAGGAGGATTTTCACATCGGTAGTGAGTTGAGTTAAGGTAGCGGCTGATTGCATATTGTTCTGAGTAATTCAATAAAGTGGATAATGGCACAGGCTCTCAGCTATGACATAAAGACATTTGGTCTTATTAAACGCTGGAGACTGCCTCAAATCAGCACCTTTTTCGGTTTTATTTGGTTGTTTTTTGTAGCTTACTATTTAACACAATAACACGAGTTATCAAAAAATCTCTGACTAGAGAAAAATTTTTTAATATATTTTTTTCGTGTCTCCTGCTAACAATTATGGTAAGAGCCTTCGTATTTTTAATTTCTATTTGTCGTCTTAAGCGAGTACAAGGTTAAAGGGTTGCCCTCTCTTTGGGCTGGTTTTTTGATTTTGTTTTACTAGACGCTTGTTCGGGCAGTTTTTTATAAGGTTTTTTTCAAATTCTTTATCATAAAAGTAAAATTATGTCAAGGAGTGGGTAAAAATTCCAGTTGAGCCGGCCAGGAGAAAAGCTTACCTCTCTATAAAGTGTGAATAAGATTTTTGATATCTATTTGTTTTTAAAATTGCAATACTTTAGCTTGAAGAATTTTTTGGGCAATTTCAAGAAAATAAAGAAGATAAACCGGCATTCCTTGAGAGGGATAAATTGTAGTATTCCCCAAAAATGCCGGGAAGTTTTAACCAAAATATAGCGGTTAGTTTTGCTGTAGTTTACAAATTGCTTTGAAAACTTGCAAAATCTCAAAAGGTTCGGGTTCCATTAAGTTTAAAAATGGCAAAAGTTGGTAAATCGGCCTTTCTTGACGTTGAATGTAAACAAATTGATAAAGTTGTCCGTTGGTGCATAAACCCCAGACGGAAGCTTGCCGATCTAAACTTTTATAAGCATAGGTAAGTAATTGTGCTAAACCCGCCGAGGGTGCAATATCGCTGTTTTTTGCTTCCACAATCAATATCCAAAAGGGGATATTATTGCTGGTGAGAATGCTTTTGTTGACGGCCAGAATATCAAGCCGGCCGGTTATATTCGTATCTTCATCTACAATATTGACGGGGGCAATATTTTCTTCGAGGCTAATTTTTAGGGGAGAACGATAAAAGCCGGCTAGTCGCAATAAGGGGAAAATTGTTAGAGCTTTTACCATTCCTTCTAAAACTTTTCCTTCGATGAGGTAGTTATCAAAATCATCGCGTATTTGCAGTATTTCTTGCTGTTCAAATTCGCTGAGCGATTCGAGGGAGAGTGAAGGAGTGAAAGAGGCTAAATATTGGCGTTGAAAGCCTAAAAGCCGGTGGACTTCATCGAGGGTAATTTCTTTGGCGTTTAGAAGTGTCATATTTTTAGATCGACGGGGGATAATTTTTATTATAAGAATCATCTCACCGGCCATCAAAATAGCCATTGCATATTGAAAATTTTACTCAAAATTAATAATTTTTCAGATGCTTAAGTGCGCCAAGGTACTAACCTATGGCAAAACTAAACAGTGTCCAATCAGCCACAAATTTTGCACAACTCTCAACTAATTTTTAATTTTTAAATTTTTCAAAAGCCTTTAAAAGCGGACGATGGGACTCGAACCCACGACGTTCAGCTTGGGAAGCTGACATTCTACCACTGAATTACATCCGCATCAAGTGTGTTATTAACCAATTTTAACTGAAAAGTAAACAACCGGCAAACTCACACTTGAATCATCATAAACCAAACCGGCCCCCAACGTCTACCCCCCTACTGAACCTTTGGCTTATAAAACCTCACCAAAAGCGAACGTTTACCCCAACCCCGCAACCAACGCCAGCGAGAACTTTTCGGCAAATGCAATAACCAACGCTGAAAATTATCCACATAAGTGTACAACACCGGCACCACCACCAAAGTCAACAGCGTAGACGTGGTAAACCCACCAATCACCGCCACCGCCATCGGTGCCCGCGTCTGAGAACCGGCACCCAACCCCATCGCTATCGGAATCATCCCCGCAATCGTTGAAATTGACGTCATCATAATCGGACGCAAACGCGAAACCCCCGACTCAATCAAAGCCTTAAACTGCGGCATTCCCTCCTCTTGATTTGCCAGCGCACAATCAACAAGAATAATCGCATTTTTTGTTACCAAACCCATCAACAAAACAATCCCAATCAACGCAAACAAACCCAACTCCGTCTGCGTTACCAACAATGCAATCAACGCCCCGCCAATCGATAACGGCAGAGAAACTAAAATCGTAAACGGAACCAAAAAACTGTTGTACAACAACACCAAAATTGCATAAATACACAACACCGCCAAACCCAACGCCCCAATAAACCGGCTA
Above is a genomic segment from Ancylothrix sp. D3o containing:
- a CDS encoding restriction endonuclease subunit R, yielding MTLLNAKEITLDEVHRLLGFQRQYLASFTPSLSLESLSEFEQQEILQIRDDFDNYLIEGKVLEGMVKALTIFPLLRLAGFYRSPLKISLEENIAPVNIVDEDTNITGRLDILAVNKSILTSNNIPFWILIVEAKNSDIAPSAGLAQLLTYAYKSLDRQASVWGLCTNGQLYQFVYIQRQERPIYQLLPFLNLMEPEPFEILQVFKAICKLQQN